The Ketogulonicigenium robustum nucleotide sequence TGCGATTTTCCTGCACCAGTGGCGGCGGCGCGGTGCGCCGACGGCCGGTTGCATCGCGATGGCGCGGGGCGACCTGATCCGCCTCTGCCGTCAGGTGCAGCCCGGAACGCCCCTGCGCATCACGGGGATGCGCCTTGCCAATCGCACGCGCGGCACTATCTTCGATGCCTAGCCAATATAAAGGGGGCCGCCATGGCCGATGATGTGTTGAAGGTCGAGATCTGGTCCGATGTGATTTGCCCGTGGTGCTGGATCGGCAAGGCCCGCTTTGAGAAGGCGCTGGCCGGTTTTGCCCATGCCGACCGGGTCGAGGTCGTGCACCACGCCTTCCGCTTGGCCCCCGACGCCAATCCGCAGGACTTGTTCGAAAGCCTCGGGGCGAAGTTCGGCGGTGATGCGCAAACCGCGCGCCAAATGGTCGGCCGCGTCGTCGACGCCGCCGCGAACGAGGGGCTGACCTATAACCCCGAGGGGACCCAAAGCGGCGATACTATCGACGCGCACCGCGTGATCAAGTTTGCCGCAGCGCAGGGCTTGGGCGATGTCGCGCTCGACCGCCTATACAAAGCCTATTTCACGGATGGCATCCACGTGGTCGATCGCGTCGCCCTGCTGGATGTCGCAGCCGAGGTCGGCCTGAACCGTGACGACGTCAAGGCGATGCTGGACAGCAATGCCTATGCCGATGCGGTCGAGGCTGATCAGGCCCAAGCCGCGCGCTATGGTGCCGGGGGCGTTCCGTTTTTTGTCATCGACGGAAAATACGGTATTTCGGGCGCACAAGAACCCGCGCTATTCGCGCAGGCGTTGGATCAAGTCTGGGCTGAAAGCGGCCGCAGCGCGCTGAAAACCCTGCAAGGCGACGGCGCGGTTTGCGGCCCCGACGGCTGCGCGATCTGACGCGGCTTAGAAGTTGAAAGTCACACCAATGTTGACGGCATTGGTGACGACATTCGTCTCCAACGTGCCGCCGGTGTTCAGATCGGTGGTATTCATCGAATAGGTGCCTTTGTATTCGCCGAACAGCGACCAGTTATCCGCAATCGGATAGCTGAGGCCGGCCATCCACGTCGCGGCGGGGCCGGTGACCTGATAGTCCGCCGTATTGCTGCCCGCACCGGCGACTTCCACACGCGGCACTGCAATGCCCAAGCCCCCGCCGATATAGGGCGTGCCGAAGCTGAAGGCCTGCGGCCAACGCTTGTAGATGTTCAGCGTCAGGATATTCAGCCCGTCGTTGAAACCCAGCGTGTTCAGACCGGCGTCGGTCAGTGTCTGCCCGTCGGCGTGAATCTTGTTATGCGTGAAATCGACGCCGACGCCGATGTTGTCATCGCGCCACCATGTCGCGCGCACACCCCAATACAGCGGCATCGACAGCGACTTGCCATCCCAAGCGGCGGCAAATTCACGGTCGGCCAATGTGCTGTCGCGGTGGATGCTGACGGTACTGTCATTCGCGCCCTGAACGCCGCCGTAAAAGCCCAGCTCGACCTCGGCCATAGCCGAAGACGCGGCGCCCGCCAAAACGATGGCGGCTGCGGCGATAAAAGCGGGGCGGGGCAAAGCAAACATGATTCGAATTCGTCAAACTGAAAGTGGCATATCGCGGGGCACCAAACACCCCCATTTAAAGCAGACCTAGTGTGCCAAAGGTTAACATGCAATTGTTCCACCCGCGCTTTTTCGCGCCCCGACACAATTGTGAGGTGACCGTGCCACAAACGCGACGCTGGCAGGCCTACACATTGGGGGGCAAAGCGGGGTAAGGGTAGAAAACGCCCTTGCCTACACCCTTTTCGACGCCCTTTCGACGGCCCTTGCAGGACATGGCCCATGTCAGACACGCCCGAATTTCCCGATGTTCCCCCGCCCGCAGGCTCGCGCCGCGATGTGCTGAAAATCGCCGCCGTTGGGGGCGGCGCGGTGGCTTGCGGGGCTGCTGTCTGGCCGCTGATCGACCAAATGAACCCCTCGGCTGATGTCGAGGCCGAGGCAAAGATCCGTGTCGATGTCAGCGGGCTGCAGCGCGGCCAGCAGATGACAGTGCTGTGGCAGGGTCGCCCCGTCTTTATTCGCGCCCGCACCGATGCCGAAATTGCCCGCGCCCGCAGCGAAAGCGCCGACCAGCTACCCGACGCCCTGGCGCGCAACGCCAACTTGCCCGCCGATGCACCGGCAGATGACGCGAACCGCGCCTTGTCGCCCGATGGCGTCTGGTTGGTTCAGATGGGCGTGTGCACGCACCTTGGCTGCGTGCCCATCGGCGGCGAGGGGGACTTCGGCGGCTGGCTTTGCCCCTGCCACGGGTCGCACTACGACACCGCAGGGCGCATCCGCAAAGGGCCGGCCCCGCGCAACCTGCCCGTGCCCCGCGCCGTTTTCATTGACGACACAACGATCGAGCTAGGCTGATGCAAGACCCCGCCGATAACTGGCACCCCAAGGGTCGCATGGCCCGCTGGCTGGACAGTCGCCTGCCCGTGCTGCGCATGGGGCGCAGCTTTTTCACCATTCCCACGCCGCGCAACCTTAACTGGATGTGGATCTGGGGCATGGTGCTGGTTTTCGTTCTGCTGATGCAGATCGTCACCGGCATTGCGATGGCTATGCACTACGTGCCCCATGTCGATATGGCCTTTCGCAGTGTCGAGCACATTATGCGCGATGTGCGCGGCGGACATATGATCCGCTACATCCATATGAATGGCGCATCGCTGTTCTTTTTGGCGGTGTATTTCCACGTCTTCCGCAGCCTGTTCTACGGCAGCTACCGCGCCCCGCGCGAGGTCACGTGGATCATCGGCATCCTGCTCTACGGCTTGATGATGGCGACGGCGTTCATGGGGTATGTGCTGCCGTGGGGCCAGATGTCGCTGCACGGCACAGCCGTCATCACCAGCCTGTTCGGTGCGATCCCGCTGGTGGGCGAGGGGATCCAAAGCTGGTTGCTGGGGGGCAGTGCAGTGGGGCAGCCAGTGCTCAACCGCTTTTACGCGCTGCATTACCTGTTTCCCATCCTGATGGTCGCGCTGGTCGCGCTGCATGTGTGGTCGGTGCACAGCACGGGCAACAGCAACCCCGCAGGTGCCGCAGTGCGCGGCAGGCGCGATACGCTGCCGTTCTGGCCTTATTTCGTCATCAAAGACCTGTTCGCGCTGGCGGTGGTGCTGGTGGGGTTCTTTGCGCTGGTGGCCTATGCGCCGAATTTTCTGGGCAATCCGGTTAATTACGAGCCTGCAAACCCGCTGGTGACGCCCGAACACATCGTGCCGGAATGGTACTTCCTGCCGTTCTACGCCGTGCTGCGCAGCTTTACCGCCGACCTGTGGCTGGTGCGGCTGATCCACTGGGCCAGCTTCGGCACGATCGAGGCAACGCTGATTGGCGCGCTGGCAATGTTCGGGGCGGGCTTTGTGCTGCTGCTGGCACCGTGGCTGGATCGCAGCAAGGTCGCATCGGGGCGTTACCGCCCGATCCAGCGCGTCGCGTTCTGGGGGTTGGTGATCGATTTTCTGGTGCTGATCTGGGCGGGCGCGATGCCGCCGGTGGGGATCTACCCCACCATCGCCCTGTGGGCGACGGCCTATTGGTTCGCGTATTTCCTGATCGTCTTGCCCTTCGCGCCGCTGCTCGAGAAGGTGAAAACCCCGCCCGCCTCGGTCGCCGCAGATTTCGCGCAGCGCCATAAATTGCCGGTGGAGGATGCCGAATGAAGGCGCTGGCCCTTGCCCTGTGTTTGCTGCCGGCTGCCGCTGGCGCGCAGGTGACGGATTTCGCTTTTTCGTTCGACGGGCCGTTCGGCAGTTATGATCGTAACCAGTTGCAGCGCGGATTGCAGGTCTACACGCAGGTCTGCGCCAATTGCCACGGGCTGGATATGGTGGCCTTTCGCAATCTGGCCGATGCGGGCGGGCCTGCGCTGCCGCCTGACCAGATGCGGGCCTATGCCCAAGTGATCGAGGTGCCCGATGGCGCGGGCGGCTTTCGCGCGGGCCAACCGACCGACTATTTCCTGCCCAGTGCCGAGGAACACGCCCCCGACCTGTCGCTGATGGCCAAGGCTCGCACGGGGCATGGCGGCCTGTCACGGCTGTGGCTTGGCATGGGCGGGGCCGATTACATTGCGTCCTACATCGCAGGCTATGCGCCGCCGCCCGATTGCGCGCCCGCAGATTTCCCGGGCTTCTATAACACCGTGTTCAAAAGCGGCGGCTACCCTGCCGAATGCCGCGACGCCGCAGGCAACCCCACCGTCCCCGGCAGCTGGACGCAGATGGAACCGCCGCTGATCGGCGATGATGTGGGGTATGAGGACGGCACCGAAGCCACCCTCACCCAAGAGGCGCAGGACATTGCCGCCTTCCTGATGTGGGCGGCCGAGCCGAAACAGAACGACCGCAAGGCTGTCGGCATGACCGCCGTGGTCTTTCTGGCTGTGCTGGCGTGGGTGCTGTTTATGGTGAACCGCCAGCTATGGGCCCCCTATAAGCCGCGCCGCAGCACCGAAAAGGATGTGGACTGGTAATCAGTCCCCCAGATAGGCCGCCAGCGCAGGGTGGGGGTCTGCCAGCGCCTCGGCTACGGGGCGGGGGGCATGGGCTGTGCCATCGGCTACCAGCACCAGATGGTCGGCCACCCGCGCTGCATCTTGCGGGTCGTGGGTGACCATGAGCATTGTCTGCCTCTCGCTGCGCAGGGTGGCGGCGGCCAGATCCAGCATGTCGTGGCGCTGCGCGGGGCCCAGCGCGGCAAAGGGTTCATCCAGCAGAACGATCGGGCGGGCCTCCAGCAGCAAACGGGCAAGCGCCGCGCGACTTTGTTGCCCGCCAGAAAGCTGCGCAGGCTTGCGTGCGGACAGACCGGCTAGACCCACGCGGGTCAACGCGTCCTCGATCTGCGCGGCCTCGGCCGCGCTGGGCCGCAGGGCGGGGCGCAGCGCAAGGGTCAGGTTCTGGCGCAGGGTCAGGTGGGGGAACAGGTTGTTGTCTTGAAACAGGATGCTGACAGGGCGCTGTTCGGGCGGCAGGTCGGTCAGGTCGCTGCCCTGCCAGTATAGCTTGCCGCTGGTCACGGGCCAAAACCCCGCGATCACCGACAGCAGCGTCGACTTCCCCCCGCCCGATGGGCCGGTGATTGCGGTGAAACTGCCCGCAGGCAGGGCGAAGTCCGCGCCAAGGTGAAAGTCGCCCTGACGTATGTCGATATGATCAAGTCTCAGCACCACGGCGCCCCCAACTGTCGAAAATCCAGAACAGGCCAAAGCTGAGGGTCACCAGCACCAGCCCCACACCCGCAGCGGCCTCGACCCGATAGGCCCCCAGCAGGCGCTGCATTAGCAGGGGAAGGGTCGCTTGCCCCTCGCCCGCGAAGAAGACGATCGCCCCCAGATCGCCCATCGCCAGTGCCGCCGTCAATCCTGCCGCAAAGCCGATCTGTCGCCGCATGCGGGGCAGGTAGACGATACGCAGCCGTGCCCACCCGCGCAGGCGCAGCGCGCGGGCCAGCCGGTCGTAGTCGCGGCGCACGGCATCGGCAGCGGGGGTCAGGATGCGCAGGGCAAAGGGCAGCGCCATAAGCATGTTGACCGTCATGGTCACCGCCAGCGCGGCATCGCTGGGGCGCACGGCCCCGCGTAGCAGTAAAAACGCCCCCGCCCCCAGCACAAGGGACGAGCTGGCCAGCGGCACTGCCGTGGCCAGACCCCGCCCCAGCTTTCCGCCCGCCAGCGCCAGCGGCACGGCGACCAGCAGCACCATCGCCACCGCGCCCAAGGCAATCGTGACCGAGATGATGGCCGAGGCCCACACCGTTGCTGGCATAGCGGCCAGCCCCCAGACCCCGCCAGACAGTGCCGCGCCAAGGGGCACCAGCAAGAACACTGCCATCGCGGCAATGGCGGCGCCGTCGCCAATCGCGCTGCCCCCGGGCAGGGCGATGTGCCGATCCAGCCCGACGCCAAAGCCCGTCTGCCGCCCCAGCACCCCCGCCAGCCCCGCGGCCAGCGCACAGAGCGCGTATTGCACCAGTGCCAGCTGAGCCGCACGGCCCAAGTCAAAGTCGAACAGGACGGCTTGATAGATCGCCAGCTCCAGCGTGGTGGCACGCGGGCCGCCGCCCAGTGTGATCGCCACGGCAAAGCTGGTCAGGCAGACCAGAAAGATCAGGGCAAAGGCGCTGGGCAGCACCTCGCGCAGCATCGGTGCCTCAAGGACGCGAAAGAGTGGGGCGCGCAGGGTGCGGGCCAAGCGCACCCGCTCGGCTGGAATGGACTGCCAGCCTTGCAAGATCAGCCGCACCGCAAAGGGCAGGTTAAAGAACACATGCGCAATGACGACACCATGCAGCCCGTATATGGAAAAGGGCGGCAGCCCCAGCGCGGCCAGCGCGGAATTCAGCCACCCGCCCCGCCCGAACACTGCCAGCAGCCCCAGCACAGCAACCAGCACGGGCAGCAAAAATGGCGCGCCCAGCAGGCTGATGAACAGCCCGCGCCCCCAAAACTGCCGCCGCGCCAGCGCGCGGGCAATTGGCACCGCCAACCCCACCGAAAACACCGCCGACAGCAGCGCCTGCACCACGGTAAAGCGCACGGCCTGCCAGTCGGCCGCCGTCAAGCTACCGCTGAACCCCGCCGCGCGCGCCACCGCCCAAAGCGGCAGCAGGCAGAGGGCGGCCACCGCCGCCCCCAACCCTAGCGCGGCAACTGGGCCGCTTATTGCGCCAGTGCGTCGCGCCATTCATCCACCGCAGGGCCACGCAGGGCCTGCGCCTCGTCCTCGGGCAGCAGCAAGCTGGTGGCGGGGCGCAACAGATCGTCCCATCCCGCGCCAAGGCCCCCTTCGGGCATGACGGCTGGATACATCCAGTTCGTTTCGGGGATGACCGACTGGAAAGCGGGGGTTAGCATGAAGCGCAAGAAGGCATCGGCCAGTTCAGGCTGGCGTGCACCTGCCAGTTTGGCGGCGACTTCCACCTGCATGTAGTGCCCCTCGTCAAAGGGCAGAGCCTGCAGGGAATGGTCGTTTTCGACAACGATATTGTAGGCGGGCGAGGTAGCATAGGACAGTACCAGATCGGATTCGCCCTTTAGGAACAGGCCCCAGCCTTCCGACCAGCCGGGGGTGACGGTGACGATATTGTCGCGCAGATCGGCCCAGACTTGCGCAGCCTCATCCCCATAGGCGGCCTTCACCCACATCAGCAGCCCAAGGCCGGGCGTGGACGAGCGGGGGTCCATAATGATCACCGACGCATCCGATGCTGCCAATTCGCGAAACGACGCAGGCGTCGGGCCGCCGACGCGGCCGATCATGGCGAAGTGGCTCCAGTCATAGGGCAAGAAGACGGGGTCATCCCACGCGAGGGGCAGGTCGACATCGGGGGTGACGCCGTGCGGGGCAAACAGGCCGGTCGCCTTGGCGGCGGCGGTCAGGTTGGTGTCGAGTCCCAACAGGATGTCGGCGTCCGATGTTGAACCCTCCATCTGCAGGCGGGCCAGCAGGGCCGCGCCGTCGCCGGCGGCCACAAATTGCACCGTGCAGGCGCATTCGGCCTCGAACGCGGTTTTAACGGCGGGGCCGGGGCCCCATTCGCTGGTAAAGCTGTCATAGGTATAGATGGTCAGCACAGGGGTATCGGCATGGGCCATGCCCGCCGAAATGAATAGTCCTGCGCTGGCCAGTGCTGCGGCAAACCGCATGGCTGGTTCCTTTCAAAGGTGCGCCGGACGGAAAGATGACGTGGGCCGCCGCGGGGGCTGCCTTGACCATTCCCTCCGCCGGTATGAGCCGGTTCAGGTTCAACGGGTTCGCGCGGCTTTCGCCCGCATCTCAGCCCCAAAACAGGGACACCCCGAGGTGCGCGCCACACTAGTCGAAGCCTGTCATCTTGCAAGCTCTTTCATCGAGGCGCTGTTTCCCCTAAGTCTGAAGAAACGTCGTTTCAGGAAGGACCGGTCATGAGCATCAACACATTTGGCCACCTGTTCCGCTTTACC carries:
- a CDS encoding cytochrome b, translated to MQDPADNWHPKGRMARWLDSRLPVLRMGRSFFTIPTPRNLNWMWIWGMVLVFVLLMQIVTGIAMAMHYVPHVDMAFRSVEHIMRDVRGGHMIRYIHMNGASLFFLAVYFHVFRSLFYGSYRAPREVTWIIGILLYGLMMATAFMGYVLPWGQMSLHGTAVITSLFGAIPLVGEGIQSWLLGGSAVGQPVLNRFYALHYLFPILMVALVALHVWSVHSTGNSNPAGAAVRGRRDTLPFWPYFVIKDLFALAVVLVGFFALVAYAPNFLGNPVNYEPANPLVTPEHIVPEWYFLPFYAVLRSFTADLWLVRLIHWASFGTIEATLIGALAMFGAGFVLLLAPWLDRSKVASGRYRPIQRVAFWGLVIDFLVLIWAGAMPPVGIYPTIALWATAYWFAYFLIVLPFAPLLEKVKTPPASVAADFAQRHKLPVEDAE
- a CDS encoding outer membrane protein — encoded protein: MFALPRPAFIAAAAIVLAGAASSAMAEVELGFYGGVQGANDSTVSIHRDSTLADREFAAAWDGKSLSMPLYWGVRATWWRDDNIGVGVDFTHNKIHADGQTLTDAGLNTLGFNDGLNILTLNIYKRWPQAFSFGTPYIGGGLGIAVPRVEVAGAGSNTADYQVTGPAATWMAGLSYPIADNWSLFGEYKGTYSMNTTDLNTGGTLETNVVTNAVNIGVTFNF
- the thiB gene encoding thiamine ABC transporter substrate binding subunit, translated to MRFAAALASAGLFISAGMAHADTPVLTIYTYDSFTSEWGPGPAVKTAFEAECACTVQFVAAGDGAALLARLQMEGSTSDADILLGLDTNLTAAAKATGLFAPHGVTPDVDLPLAWDDPVFLPYDWSHFAMIGRVGGPTPASFRELAASDASVIIMDPRSSTPGLGLLMWVKAAYGDEAAQVWADLRDNIVTVTPGWSEGWGLFLKGESDLVLSYATSPAYNIVVENDHSLQALPFDEGHYMQVEVAAKLAGARQPELADAFLRFMLTPAFQSVIPETNWMYPAVMPEGGLGAGWDDLLRPATSLLLPEDEAQALRGPAVDEWRDALAQ
- a CDS encoding ATP-binding cassette domain-containing protein; its protein translation is MLRLDHIDIRQGDFHLGADFALPAGSFTAITGPSGGGKSTLLSVIAGFWPVTSGKLYWQGSDLTDLPPEQRPVSILFQDNNLFPHLTLRQNLTLALRPALRPSAAEAAQIEDALTRVGLAGLSARKPAQLSGGQQSRAALARLLLEARPIVLLDEPFAALGPAQRHDMLDLAAATLRSERQTMLMVTHDPQDAARVADHLVLVADGTAHAPRPVAEALADPHPALAAYLGD
- a CDS encoding thiamine/thiamine pyrophosphate ABC transporter permease ThiP, whose protein sequence is MARRTGAISGPVAALGLGAAVAALCLLPLWAVARAAGFSGSLTAADWQAVRFTVVQALLSAVFSVGLAVPIARALARRQFWGRGLFISLLGAPFLLPVLVAVLGLLAVFGRGGWLNSALAALGLPPFSIYGLHGVVIAHVFFNLPFAVRLILQGWQSIPAERVRLARTLRAPLFRVLEAPMLREVLPSAFALIFLVCLTSFAVAITLGGGPRATTLELAIYQAVLFDFDLGRAAQLALVQYALCALAAGLAGVLGRQTGFGVGLDRHIALPGGSAIGDGAAIAAMAVFLLVPLGAALSGGVWGLAAMPATVWASAIISVTIALGAVAMVLLVAVPLALAGGKLGRGLATAVPLASSSLVLGAGAFLLLRGAVRPSDAALAVTMTVNMLMALPFALRILTPAADAVRRDYDRLARALRLRGWARLRIVYLPRMRRQIGFAAGLTAALAMGDLGAIVFFAGEGQATLPLLMQRLLGAYRVEAAAGVGLVLVTLSFGLFWIFDSWGRRGAET
- a CDS encoding DsbA family oxidoreductase, whose protein sequence is MADDVLKVEIWSDVICPWCWIGKARFEKALAGFAHADRVEVVHHAFRLAPDANPQDLFESLGAKFGGDAQTARQMVGRVVDAAANEGLTYNPEGTQSGDTIDAHRVIKFAAAQGLGDVALDRLYKAYFTDGIHVVDRVALLDVAAEVGLNRDDVKAMLDSNAYADAVEADQAQAARYGAGGVPFFVIDGKYGISGAQEPALFAQALDQVWAESGRSALKTLQGDGAVCGPDGCAI
- the petA gene encoding ubiquinol-cytochrome c reductase iron-sulfur subunit, with the translated sequence MSDTPEFPDVPPPAGSRRDVLKIAAVGGGAVACGAAVWPLIDQMNPSADVEAEAKIRVDVSGLQRGQQMTVLWQGRPVFIRARTDAEIARARSESADQLPDALARNANLPADAPADDANRALSPDGVWLVQMGVCTHLGCVPIGGEGDFGGWLCPCHGSHYDTAGRIRKGPAPRNLPVPRAVFIDDTTIELG
- a CDS encoding cytochrome c1 is translated as MKALALALCLLPAAAGAQVTDFAFSFDGPFGSYDRNQLQRGLQVYTQVCANCHGLDMVAFRNLADAGGPALPPDQMRAYAQVIEVPDGAGGFRAGQPTDYFLPSAEEHAPDLSLMAKARTGHGGLSRLWLGMGGADYIASYIAGYAPPPDCAPADFPGFYNTVFKSGGYPAECRDAAGNPTVPGSWTQMEPPLIGDDVGYEDGTEATLTQEAQDIAAFLMWAAEPKQNDRKAVGMTAVVFLAVLAWVLFMVNRQLWAPYKPRRSTEKDVDW